The genomic interval CGCGCGACGGGAATCCCGACGCCTCCTTCCTGATATACGACGCGGACCGGCGGGAGGTCGAGTGGATCCGCGTGCCGTACGACATCGAGGCGGCTCAGGCGAAGGTTCTCGCCGCGGGGCTCCCCCCGTTCTTCGCCGACCGGCTCCGGGACGGAACGTGAGGCGCGCGGCTTTCCGCCTTCTCCCCCACACCGCGGATCTGCGGGTCGAGGTCCGCGCTCCCGATTTCCCCTCCCTGTGCGCGCGCTCCGTGGAAGCGGTCTTTTCCCTGTTGACGGACCGGCGGAGGGTGCGGCGCGTCGAGCGGCGCGCCGTCTCCTTCCCTCCCGGCTCTCCGGAAGAGCTGCTCCTCTCGGTCCTCCGCCGGGCGCTTCTTCTCTTTTCCCTC from Thermodesulfobacteriota bacterium carries:
- a CDS encoding archease is translated as MRRAAFRLLPHTADLRVEVRAPDFPSLCARSVEAVFSLLTDRRRVRRVERRAVSFPPGSPEELLLSVLRRALLLFSLDRYLVRDADANMEGENLVLSVEGEPSDASRHVVSREIKAVTAHALTVECGPPGYTARFLLDV